CAAAGAGGGGGAACAAACTGAGCCAGCAAAGTAAGCCAAAAAGCAAACGGCCCAAAACAAAATTACAGGACCAAAACACGCCACTTAGGCAACATGAACTGAAACAGAACCATAAGCAATTGAAGAACAGGAGGAAAGGAAACATAAAATCATCCGCCGACCAGAGAACAAAAGAGAACCACTCAAAACAGAGCAAAGAACCAATATACAGCAGGCGAGACACAAAGCCACCGCAGCCCCTAGGGAGTGACTCAGTTTAGCCCTTTGAATGCCGCCAACTCTTCTTGAATCTGTTTTAGGAATATCTTGACTACTTCATCATCCGAAGCCGAGAAGGACAACCCCAACTCTTTCCCAATAGCTAAGGTTTTGCGAGCTTCCACTTCTGGATCGAAAGGAGAGAAAAGAAGGTTCTCGCTTGCGACAGTGAGTGGAGGATTAACAGATGAAGTCTCATTATGAGAGTAATGGTGAGACTCATTCATTCTGCGAATATCACTATCAGTGGGCTCCATAATAGATTGACTACTTTCTACAGGAGAAGCCATCTTCTTAATTTTTGTGGATTTCCTTCGCTTAGCTTCTCAATTTTTTTatgattagaaaaaaaaattgcatcAAAATGCTTTTGTTGTGGGTTACTAATTAATATCGTCCCAGTCAGTCTCCCACCAATATTAATATATGATCATTTGACTAAGGGTTAATGGCCTTGTTCCTaacaatataattattttattcgacCAAAAAAGCaatacaattatttaataataataataataataataataataataataataataataataataataataataatacttatGCAGAAATTGAAGGAAAGAGTGACATATATGCATGAACTCGTACTATAATAAGTCAAATAAATATATTGATTATGGACAGATCTAACTATGACACCAGCCCATGCATACTGCGTTAATATGGGGATGCCACCTTCCTTCAGAATCATTCGTCCCACTATAGAGTATTTATACATGTccaactgtttaaataccatgcTTGATCGACTTACTACCCGTATCAAGTTTTGCTTGGAACCAGTGCATGCGCGATTTTTCATGGAGAGGTAATGCTCATCTTTTCTTtgcaaaaaaaaattgatttgctTTCACTATGTATTACTCACGTCTGTAAATTTTTCAATCTTAGGGGGTTAGAAGGCAATATCGTGAGTCAATTTTAGTATAATTTTCGTGGTAATGAGTGAAGGCATTTATTAGTTGAAAACGAGAGTGAAAGCTAAAGCTATTGACAAGTAGATGAAAGAGTTTCATCAAGATGCATTCGAAGAGAGGACTTAGTAACGTAAATTAGGGTTCTTATATCAAGTTGTAAGGTGCACGAATGTGCCTTGTCTTTTACGTACTTGAAAGTCTAACCCATTTTTTGAGTAATATTTGGGTAAGATTTTGattttaaacaaataaataaatttcaataTCAATTCCAAACATATTCCAAATAATGGACAATTTTAGATGTATATTATGCTTTTGTGTTGGTTTGGCCTTTGAgtgtgtttatatatatatatatatatatatatatatatatatatatatatatatatatatatatatatatatatacacatcaaGTTTTGCTCAAGGACTTCGTATCAAAAGACTTGGTCCTGAAGTCAAGAAGATTATTACGAACACCCACTATATATATTCATATTACTGTAAATGAAACGTGTAAGATTTTGAGCTTTATAACTTCATAAAAGATTCAAGAGTTAAAatgtaattgaaaatttaaaactaaaacgTAATTAGGAACTTTAGTTTTATACGCCAGAATCAAGATGGGACATAACGAGAATGGACTATCAAGTCTTTCCAAGCTTTTAAGAGAGAGTTTCATGGTAATGACTAAAAGGCATTTGGTTGAAAGTTGAAACCGAGAGTGAAATTGAAAGATGCATAGAGCTATTGACTTGTAAATTAATGAAAGCGAGAATGAAAGAGGCATTTGAAGATTTTTCTTGCTTTGAGCTGTTCATGTGGCGGTGGATtgagtataaataaaaaatttttaatattaatttatgtcTATATATGATAAACTCATAATACATCTCTTTATATATTGATAATACTAATAAAATTTCTTAttattagattttgattactcACTTAGAtgagaatatattttttattactttgatttgggtatgtaaaattttttctaaataaaaaataattgtaaaaatattattattattattattattattattattattataaaaaaaaataggagAAATCTCATGACTTTTCATTTCCACCaacattaattaatttgtttgtTTAATTACTTtaccatatataaatataatgtgacaacatttaattaattatattatgcataatttattatgtatatttttatatttacttaaaaataagggtcaataattatttatttcttaaaatcAGGACATGATTGTTGCTGGActtttattatttgaaaataaaattaattgatcAACATTTAACATGAAGGACTCAAAATCCCAACGAAGGCTTTCATTATGGCAATTTTAAATTGAGGCCAATTGAGGCCATCTATATATATCACCTTTGCCATCCAGCGAAGACCCAGAACCTTAGAGCGCAAATCAAAGCTTTCGTATTTCCTATCTGGGTTTTCGAAATTATCGAGCTTTCATCTATTTACAAGAGCTAGATTCATTGGATTTGCCGCCTTCACCTTCGTcttttttctcaattcttaatctTTAAGATTCCATTCGTATTTGTGCCAATTGATTATTTCATTGTCCGGGTTTTTCGAAGAAGAGGCGTTAAAACTTATAATTAACATCGGCCTTTTTATTCTCTCGATTGGTTGCATTTGATCGGTAGAGAGAATTAGTATAGTGCAAGGATGAGGGAAAAGCTAGGTTTTTTCCTTTGTCTTTGGCTTTTGCTGTGTGTGTCTTGCTTTGGTGGATTTGTTGTTGAGAAGAACAGCTTGAAAGTAACTTCGCCAGATTCAGTGGAGGGGGTGTATGAATGTGCTATTGGGAATTTTGGGGTTCCTCAGTATGGAGGGACTTTAGTTGGGACTGTGGTTTATCCAAAAGAGAATCAGAAAGCGTGCAAGGGATTCAATGAAGTTGATATCGCCTTCAAATCAAAGTCTGGAGCTCTACCCACTTTTCTTCTTGCCGATCGAGGAGATTGTTACTTCACCCTGAAGGCCTGGAATGCACAGAATGGTGGAGCAGCAGCTATTCTGGTTTCAGATGACAGGAATGAACCACTGATTACGATAGACACCCCTGAAGAAGAAAATGATAAATATCTGCAAAATATCAACATTCCTTCAGCCCTTATCAGCAAGTCATTGGGAGACAGTATCAAGAAGGCTCTGTCTGTTGGGGAGTTGGTTAACATAAATCTTGATTGGAGAGAGGCTCTTCCACATCGTGATGAGCGTGTTGAATATGAGTTCTGGACAAACAGCAATGATGTGTGTGGGCCAACGTGTGACAGCCAGATGGAGTTTGTCAGGAATTTCAAAGGTGCAGCTCAGATACTTGAGAAGAAGGGTTACACTCAATTCACCCCACACTATATAACATGGTATTGCCCGGAAGCATTCATTCTGAGCAAACAATGCAAATCCCAGTGCATAAACCACGGTAGGTACTGTGCTCCAGATCCTGAGCAGGACTTTAGCATTGGATATGCTGGAAAAGATGTCGTGGTTGAAAATCTGCGACAAGCTTGCTTCTTTAAAGTGGCCAACGAACGGGGAAAGCCATGGCTTTGGTGGGATTACGTCACCGACTTTGCAATCCGTTGCCCAATGAAGGATAAGAAATACACTAAACAGTGCGCAGATAAAGTCATCCAATCTCTTGGTGTTGACCTCAATAAGATAGACAAGTGTATAGGCGACACTGAGGCAGATGTGGAAAACCCTGTTCTAAAAGCTGAACAAGATGCCCAGATTGGAAAAGGCTTTCGTGGGGATGTGACTACACTGCCAACTCTTGTTGTTAACAACAAACAGTATAGAGGTAAGTTGGATAAAGGGCCAGTTCTTAAGGCTATTTGTGCAGATTTCGAAGAGACCACAAAACCGGCCATATGTTTTCATCGGAGATATGCATATTTGAAGGAGACAGGAGAGGACTTCGACGAGGAGGGTACCTCGTTAGCAAGCAGTGTGGATATTGCAACTAAGCTAGAAAGGATGGGACTGGGAGAAGATCTTGAGGAGGATAAGCGAGAGTAGATGAATATCACCGCCCAGCACAAAGGTGAATTCCTGCTATAGCTACAGTTGCATTTCAGGAATTTATTTAGATTCCGAGATTTCTTTTGGATTTGCTGCTGCACTTTCGGCTGCTTGCCTTTTGCTTATGCTTTTAGTGTTTTGGCCTGTGcttgagcttttttttttttttttttgcttgtaCTATGGTGGTTGGTTCTTGTATCTTGGCGTTTTGTTTCTCGTCCTTTAATAAAATACTAAGTCATTTTATATGCGTATTaagtgatttatttttttttattttaataatataatttaatagatatttttatattttacatttttacaatgatattataaaattttattaatgataaaatttttaactagttataattttattttaagtgttaataaataaattaatatattttttttaaataattgatatacactaataaaataataagtaaagtagaaaaaaatataatatgcaatgtGACGGTTTTTGAAGTgtcatttttaaaattcttatattttaaatataagaaatatttttaaaaataaaattgtaaattgtataaataattttttattgaataatgacttaaatagaatatatatatatatatatatatatatatatatatatatatatatatatatatatatatatatatatatatatatatattaataaaac
The Hevea brasiliensis isolate MT/VB/25A 57/8 chromosome 18, ASM3005281v1, whole genome shotgun sequence genome window above contains:
- the LOC110652001 gene encoding vacuolar-sorting receptor 1-like, with protein sequence MREKLGFFLCLWLLLCVSCFGGFVVEKNSLKVTSPDSVEGVYECAIGNFGVPQYGGTLVGTVVYPKENQKACKGFNEVDIAFKSKSGALPTFLLADRGDCYFTLKAWNAQNGGAAAILVSDDRNEPLITIDTPEEENDKYLQNINIPSALISKSLGDSIKKALSVGELVNINLDWREALPHRDERVEYEFWTNSNDVCGPTCDSQMEFVRNFKGAAQILEKKGYTQFTPHYITWYCPEAFILSKQCKSQCINHGRYCAPDPEQDFSIGYAGKDVVVENLRQACFFKVANERGKPWLWWDYVTDFAIRCPMKDKKYTKQCADKVIQSLGVDLNKIDKCIGDTEADVENPVLKAEQDAQIGKGFRGDVTTLPTLVVNNKQYRGKLDKGPVLKAICADFEETTKPAICFHRRYAYLKETGEDFDEEGTSLASSVDIATKLERMGLGEDLEEDKRE